The DNA sequence GCTCAATATCAAATATATCTATTTGTTCATCCTCAAATAAAGACTCTAATTGATCCGTTCCATTTTCTTTTGCAAATAAATACTCCTTCTCTGAAATCGGAACTGCCAATAACCATACTACCAATTTATTTGGAAAATCAATCCGCTTTAGCGACTCATCCCATAAAAAAGGAGGCGCGAACATAACATGCTCCATCTCACTATTCTTGTAATACATGTTGATCACACCTCTAAAGATCGTGCCTGGAGCGCACGAATATCCCGAGTTTATAATGTTGAAAGCACAAGTTGATAACACGTTAGGGAAATATTCGGCTTTCGTAGCATAAGCTCCAACGATCTCTATTTGTAAAGGTTTTTCTTCAACGACATAATTAATCGAGTGATCCGATAAACCGATTGTCGAAAACGATGTGATCCCCTCATATGGTCTATTGACAGCAGATAAAATGTCTACACTCGAATTATCGTCATTATCCCAATACCTGTATACTTTCAGTTCACCTCCAAAAGCCTGCGATGCCATTTTTGCAATCGTCTTACTCTCATTTGAAATGCTCATCGATTTACTCCTCCGGGATGATGTCTTTATTTGCGCGCTCAATATCCTATTTCAGATACTATGAAGGGTATTTTAATTCTTTATTTGAGTATACCCTTTATGACTTCTATTCGATGATGGAAGTTCCGGACGATAATGATTTGGATCATTATGCTCGTCCAGAAATTTCTTTCTCGATTCTTGTTAGAAGAACGGACTACTTATGCTATAATTCACAGGCGTCTATAATTTTCCAATAGAAAAAACTAACTTATCAAAATCAGTATCGAAGCCGTAGTCATTACAACTATAAATCAACTCGTTACCCTTTTGCTCAAGTAACATTCCTGACGAATATGATTGCGAACTCCTACCGTACTCTCCCTCCCATATATTGTAAAAACTAAGAAGTCCATTTTTAGTATAACATTTTATCACTGATTCCTTTGGTGCCGTATCTTCCCAAAGACTAATGGACTTATAAAGATTGCCCATTACCTCAATGCCTTGATCTGTCCTTAACCATATCCCTTGTCGACGGGGAGAATTTTTGCATATAAACCTTACTTTCACCTCTTGGCCATTTGATACCGGTTGAGCTTCCCATAGAATGACATTATTTCTCCCCCTTTCGAAAAATGCGTTATTTAAAATTCGTTCATAGTACATTTTTCTATTCTCCTTCCGGTCGCGGTCCTTTATAATGTCTGTGAGGGTCAATTTCAGCGTAAGATGTCATAAATGCGGCGGGGGAAATGAGCGGAGTTAACGATTTGTATCGCAGCTTTGATGGTAGGGATCCGCGTTCGGGTAAGTAACTTTCACCAGAAGAATGGTGGGAAGTCGGCTGGTCGATCTTGACGATCTTCCCACCTTCGAAATGGTTGAAGCTAGGCAAAATGGGCAAAGCGGGATCCGATCGGTAACATTGTTTTCAACTCCTTATGGCTGGGTGCTAATGTTAAATAGCTAAACGAACATTGAACAAATGGTTTTCTTCACACAACAACCGAGGGTGCTTCGTTGTACCAATGCACCACTTGCTTTCTCGTGCCTGATCGTGTGGCAAGCCCAATTGGTATCGCTATCAAACGGATCACGCTGATCACGAGTTTACTAGTCCGCGCTATGTATATGGCTCCTCGCATTAAGTAACTGGTTAGTGTTTGTTTTCTTGGTAGTCTCACGATTATGCTGTACATTTTACTATAGTCATAAAACGTTTAAAAGGGGAAATTGGAAAATGATTATTAAATTTATGTGTTGCCATTTTGCATCCCTTTTAAAAAATCCGTTAGGGGGAGCATAACAACAGCCCGCCTAACGGTCAACACGATGAGTGCCGACGCGCGCGGCAACCCGTATTTGTCCGGGGCACTGCCGACCCACTTCATGCCAGCGATGTTGACTCTACCGCCGACATACCCGGGCATGCCGTTAATACGTCCTCGCTCCCCTTCACTGTCCAAATCGCCCCAACGAAGCACCACCTTCGGCGGAAGCACGTAATCCCCCGCCACATGCAGTGCCAACACGTGTGCCAAATCAGCCATTACCGCACGCATCGACATACCGCCACAGCGGATGACGTCGCTTTGCGATAGGTACAATAACTCATGGGCAAACATTGATCTTCCTCCTCGTATGAACCTTATAATTCTGGTGACGAACGACTCTCTACTCCCGGATCAACAACTCTCCTGACGAACGTCGACTATATTTAGGGTATACTTAGGGAATCTTTCGAAATATGGGCGGCTGCTTAACCCTAGTTAGTCCACCAACTGTGTGTTGCATGGATGCGTCACATGTATGCACCGCAACAACTTTCGACTGCATGGCGTCCGTTGATCATCGGGCAACCGTTGCTGGCGCCATTGACCGTTGATCGTCATCATACCTAGTTGTAGTTGATAGCATCATTGATAACGCATATTAATGACGACCTTCGCGGGTTCGAGTGACCACAGCCGGTGCCGACAGCCAAAACTCACCCAGTACCTTCGTTCAGTTAGCGACTGTACGACTCACCTTCCGTACGACCGGACTCACCCAATACCCCGTCACCCGCGCCAACACACATAACCCGATCCCCACCGCCAAAAACACGAGGCCAACCGGCAACGCCCCGTACGTCGCCCCGACGATGAGAAATTCAAGCGCCAACCCTTGAATGCGCTGAAACGTCGCCCGATCGACCGCCGCTGCCCAGCGCGTCTTGCCGAGCAACAGCTGCACGATTAAACCCCCGACCATCGCCAGCGGGAACAACGGCATCCCCGCAATCCACTGGCCGATCACAACTTGCATCCCCCAACCGATCAAAATCGCTAGCGAAATTAGTGCCGCATGAAAGGCAAATGACTCAATGGCATCTTTATTGAGCGTCACCTTCGCCCCGACAGACTGCTTGTCCCGCGGCAGAAGGTCGCCTGCTTGTGTCACCTTCAGCTCCTGCACATTTTTTACGACCGACGTGTACCCTTTACGCACCCCGTAGTTAATGAGGATCATGCCGACGACAATACCGACGAGTAGGCCAACCGTCGCCGACGTCATCCCGAGCGGCCCTCCGTCCGACCAACCGAGCGTGTCGAACACGTCGACCATCCCACCGGCCGTCCCGTGCCCGCCGGAAAACCCGATTTCCACAATGGATCCAAACATCCCGTTCACGTCCCACAACGGCGTGAGTAGTAGCGCCGTAAGGATAAACGGGATCGACACTTGCAGACACTCACCGATATACCCGAAATAAAGCTGTGGCATAATGATATTGCCAACCTTTTTCGGATTGGGCACCGTCATCCCCATCAGCATCGGCGCAAACACAACGGTGATGAGCGCCCCCGGCAGTGCCCCCCAACTTTCCGTCATCTCGGCGGGCAACACCCCTAATCCGTACGGCCCGAGCACGAGCCCTAACGTTCCCGCGATAAGGGCAGCGGAAATGAAAAACTTCTGAAACAGCTTCACCTTCACGCGCAAAACCACCCCGACGAGCAACAACACCCCTAACACCGCCACGTAAAACAACAGCGTCTCTACGTTGGCGGACGTGATTTTTTCCGATGGAAACACGAAAAGATTCCTCCCAATAAGTGATGATGTTTCCTTAAAATGAGCGCGCCAACTGAACGTCCACACGTCTCTGTTTATAGACCCCTTTGTGATCGTGGTTTTGTTAACGATCCTTGAACGTTGCAGCCTTTGCTTGCACGCTGTTTTCAACCCCGTTACCAAACTTGATAAACCGTTAACCCGTTGATAGGTTGACCTGCAATATGCAACGAACGCTTTGCCTTTCTGACCTTACCGATTGCAGTGACTCATTATCGTGACACATCGCTATGACAGATCATGCCCACAGATCACTGCTTTAATTTGTGATTTCCGATTTGCTACTTATCGCTCTACCCATCGCATCCCCCCTTTCCCTTGATCCACGGCTAACCATTTCCAATGAGTCATTCGTTGTTCATGAAAGATTCCTGTTACAACGCACCAGTTTGTTTAGTTCAGCAACACACCAATCGTCGACTTTTGTTAAGTAAAAAAGCGCGACGTGGCACTGTAACGCGTGTGCCGTTTTTATACAAAACGTATAAAAACAAACGTTTAACCCATACTTTTTATACATATAGAGTAAGTAGTGGTTCTATATTAATTCTTCGTTATGTATAAGTCAAGCTATATTTGTACTTTTTGTATATTTTTCTCATCACGTTTATTCCATTGTCTACAATACGAAGAAAGAGGAGGTAGATTTAGATGGAACTTGGCGATAGATTACGATTATTGCGGGAAAGACAAGGCTTAACCCAGCTCGCTCTCGCAAACAAGTTACACCTCCCAAATCAAAATATTTCTAACTACGAGCGTGGTTTCAGACAACCAGATTATGAAACCCTTCAGTTATTGGCCGATTTTTTTGATGTTACGATTGACTATTTAATTACTGGTCAAGAAGACAAAAGGACTTGTACAGTTTCCGTTGCTGATCAAGTGGTCGAACTTACGGTAAACGAGTATAAGTTACTCCTCGAAATGAAAAAACATCCGGAATTTGAAGCATTGCTTCACGAACTTTCCAAGGAGCCTGAACGCAATATTAATAGGCTCATTAGAATGTGGGCTTTTATTAAATCCGAATTGGAAATGGATCAGCGAGAAGAAGGATAACCGTTTAACCCTGTACTCGTTATCCCCCCTTACTTCATCGACCGTTGTTGCTATTGTTTACTTAACTATGTATAAATTGTTTTTTATGAAAGCCATATTTATTTCAATCTATAACTAACCATTTCCAATGAGTCATTTGTTTTTCATGACAGTCCGCTACTACAAACGCACCAGTCTGTTCAGTTCAGCGACACACCAATCGTCGACTTTTCGTTAAATAAAAAAGTGCGACGTGGCATTCTAACGCGTGTGCCACTTTTTTTGCCGTTTCCTTACCCGGAGTTTTGCTGCCGCTTTCAATTTGCGAGTAGTAACTGCGGGAGATTCCGGCAAGGCAAGCGACGTGTTGTTGGGTTAGGCCTTTGGACTTGCGTGTGTCGATAAGCCATTGGCGCATGGGAGAGCCTCCTCTTCTCACTGTGTGGTATAGAATCGAATGACCAATTATTGGTTATGATAGGATAGAGCACTAGAGCACCTTATACAATCGTGATCGAAACCGTAAATAATAAATCCTAACGCATTTAGTCGAATTGATAGACGCGTATTCTTTAGATACTAACTACGTGTGGTCAACTTACGTTTATTATATTGAATCATACTCAATTCTCCAACACATAAGTTGGATTAAATTCATAAATTACATCGCATCAGTCTTTCCGATATGATTAAAGATGAATATCATTCAAGTTGGTGACTCCAGTGATTGAAGTTGGAAAACGAATTAAAGAGTTACGCGAACAAGCAGGTCTTTCTGGCCGTATGCTGGCTAAACTAGCTAAACTTGATCCGTCACAAATTTCAAAAATCGAAAACGGTGCAGCCAAACCATCTTTAGATGCGTTGGATCGGATATGTCAGACGTTAGACATTACAATTTCGGAATTTTTTTCTACAGAATCTGATCCTCTGCCTCCCGACCTAGTTCAACTATTGAAGACAACTAAGCAACTGACACCGGAACAGAGAAAGTTGTTAAACGAACTTTTAAGGTCGTTTGAAAAGTAATGTTAGATGAATCTTAGAGGGAATGCGGATAAATGTGGGAATTTATAAAGGTGCAATGTGATGAAAACGAATAGCCGCAAACATTTTTAGCTCGCCACAAAAAGAACGAAATGACAATGGCGCGGTTTGAATAATTATGTTATTCATAAAGGATGATGAAGAAATGAATAAATATTGTGTTGCCAATACTACAAAAGCCGAAAGAGAAAGATTTGTTGCTAATGCTGAAGCGATTAACGCTCTCGGAGCTGAACCATTAACGAAAGAAAATCGGGCTTTATTACAAAGCTATATTGATGGTGAAAATGAAATTGATGAAGTGTTGCAAATGGTTATTCTTAAATAAAAAAATGAAGGAGTGATAAAAAAATGAAAGCTATAGTCGATTTAAAGGAGCTAGAAGCGTTTTTAATCTATTTAGTGAAGACCTATCCTAACAATTAAGCGTATTTCTCTATATTCCTGCCATCTAAAAGGACACAACAAAAAACCTCAAAAATTTTTCCGTTCCTAGCAGGAATTTCCCATTCCTCGTCGAATGATTCTACTAACCGATATTTCTACCAGAGAATGGGGGTTATTGAAATGGGGATCGATCCGATCACGCTGGGAGCACTCATCCGTAAACGCCGCAAAGACATGGGGCTGACATTGAACGATCTGGCAAGTGACAGCATTTCCGTTCCGACGATCAGCAACATCGAGCGCGGCATCACGGGCAATCTCGCCAGTGAGAAGGTCGCCTACATCCGTGAAAAACTTGAATTAACGGACGAACTGGTTGAAAAAATGCTGAAGACAACAGAAGAGGAGGACGAGCGCCTCGCGAGAGAAATCGCTAACGTGAGGTACTTAGCCGGGCTAAATTTACTTAGTGAAGCGCGCCAAGCAGTAAGCGCTTTAGAAAACGATGACAAGTTAGGCGATTACCCTCGTTACGCGACGACAACCCAACTGCTGAAGGGGATCGTCTTGCGCAAACAGGGGCAGTACGAGAGAGCTAAGAATGCGTTCCAGCAGGTATTGCGCCTCCTACGCGAAGATCCGCTA is a window from the Numidum massiliense genome containing:
- a CDS encoding suppressor of fused domain protein encodes the protein MSISNESKTIAKMASQAFGGELKVYRYWDNDDNSSVDILSAVNRPYEGITSFSTIGLSDHSINYVVEEKPLQIEIVGAYATKAEYFPNVLSTCAFNIINSGYSCAPGTIFRGVINMYYKNSEMEHVMFAPPFLWDESLKRIDFPNKLVVWLLAVPISEKEYLFAKENGTDQLESLFEDEQIDIFDIERGSVL
- a CDS encoding Rossmann-fold NAD(P)-binding domain-containing protein; amino-acid sequence: MFAHELLYLSQSDVIRCGGMSMRAVMADLAHVLALHVAGDYVLPPKVVLRWGDLDSEGERGRINGMPGYVGGRVNIAGMKWVGSAPDKYGLPRASALIVLTVRRAVVMLPLTDFLKGMQNGNT
- a CDS encoding sodium/glutamate symporter family protein, whose protein sequence is MFPSEKITSANVETLLFYVAVLGVLLLVGVVLRVKVKLFQKFFISAALIAGTLGLVLGPYGLGVLPAEMTESWGALPGALITVVFAPMLMGMTVPNPKKVGNIIMPQLYFGYIGECLQVSIPFILTALLLTPLWDVNGMFGSIVEIGFSGGHGTAGGMVDVFDTLGWSDGGPLGMTSATVGLLVGIVVGMILINYGVRKGYTSVVKNVQELKVTQAGDLLPRDKQSVGAKVTLNKDAIESFAFHAALISLAILIGWGMQVVIGQWIAGMPLFPLAMVGGLIVQLLLGKTRWAAAVDRATFQRIQGLALEFLIVGATYGALPVGLVFLAVGIGLCVLARVTGYWVSPVVRKVSRTVAN
- a CDS encoding helix-turn-helix domain-containing protein produces the protein MELGDRLRLLRERQGLTQLALANKLHLPNQNISNYERGFRQPDYETLQLLADFFDVTIDYLITGQEDKRTCTVSVADQVVELTVNEYKLLLEMKKHPEFEALLHELSKEPERNINRLIRMWAFIKSELEMDQREEG
- a CDS encoding helix-turn-helix transcriptional regulator, with the protein product MRQWLIDTRKSKGLTQQHVACLAGISRSYYSQIESGSKTPGKETAKKVAHALECHVALFYLTKSRRLVCR
- a CDS encoding helix-turn-helix domain-containing protein, producing MTPVIEVGKRIKELREQAGLSGRMLAKLAKLDPSQISKIENGAAKPSLDALDRICQTLDITISEFFSTESDPLPPDLVQLLKTTKQLTPEQRKLLNELLRSFEK
- a CDS encoding antitoxin VbhA family protein, with translation MNKYCVANTTKAERERFVANAEAINALGAEPLTKENRALLQSYIDGENEIDEVLQMVILK